CCAGGTATACTGGGGACACAATACCTACGGTGCCGAAACCGCTGCCCAAAGTTATTTTGACAAACCAGCTTCCAAGTTGAACCTCGCCGAAGCGTCCATGATGGCTGGTTTGATTGCTGCCCCGGAAGAATATAGTCCCTTTGTGGACATGGAAGCCGCCAAACAGCGGCAAAGATTGGTATTGCAGCGCATGCAAGAACTGAAATGGATTACCCCCGAACAAGCCCAGGCAGCTTTCGAGCGGGAACTACAGCTGGGCGAAATCGATTCTTTCCAAACCAGCCGGGTTCCCTACGTTACCGAAGCAGTAGTGCAGGAACTTACGGAACGTTTTGGGCGGGATTTGGTTCTCAAAGGGGGCATGCGCGTGCAAACTACCGTAGACCTGCAAATGCAGGCACTGGCAGAGAAAACTGTCCAGAAATGGTACAACCGGTGGCGACGGCGTGGCGTGTATCTCTATCCCAGCGAAGGACAAATGGCTCTAGTGGCTATCGACCCGCGTACGCACTTTGTTAAAGCTGTCGTTGGAGGAGTCGATTACGAAAACAGCCAATTCAACCGCGCTTTGCAGGCTCGCCGGCAACCGGGTTCTTCGTTTAAACCGTTTGTCTACTATACGGCTTTTGCTTCCGGTCAGTACACCCCCAGTACGCCAGTGAAGGATACGCCAACGACCTACAGAATTGGTACTGAGGTATACAAACCGAAAAACTACGGCGGCTCTTTTATGGGGGAGATTTCCGTACGCAAAGCCTTAAAACTCTCGCGTAACGTGCCAGCGGTACGCATCGGTCAGGATATTGGTCTGAACGAGGTGATTGAGGTAACCCGCCGTTTGGGGATTGAAAGTCCCATCGAACCGGTGGTTTCCTTGCCTTTGGGGGCAATTGGGGTAACGCCTATGGAAATGGCTGGTGCCTTTGCTACCTTTGCCAACAATGGCTGGCATTCAGAAACCACTCTCATCGTGCAAGTGACTGATAGCAGCGGTCAGATGCTGTTGGATAACACGCCGCAGCCGCAGTTGGTGCTCGATCCTTGG
The Geitlerinema sp. PCC 9228 genome window above contains:
- a CDS encoding penicillin-binding protein 1A, with product MATNTLQKIQNKHIPRILDFLQDVGKVTAGTILSVTTISSSIVAGGLVGLAISFRNLPDVRVLRNYVPTETSYIYDIEGNQIASLHDEANREVVPLSDISTPLKRAVLAIEDSHFYLHQGINPSGVARAFLTNLEQGEVVEGGSTLTMQLVKNLFLSPEREFSRKVAEAVLAIRLEQILSKDEILELYLNQVYWGHNTYGAETAAQSYFDKPASKLNLAEASMMAGLIAAPEEYSPFVDMEAAKQRQRLVLQRMQELKWITPEQAQAAFERELQLGEIDSFQTSRVPYVTEAVVQELTERFGRDLVLKGGMRVQTTVDLQMQALAEKTVQKWYNRWRRRGVYLYPSEGQMALVAIDPRTHFVKAVVGGVDYENSQFNRALQARRQPGSSFKPFVYYTAFASGQYTPSTPVKDTPTTYRIGTEVYKPKNYGGSFMGEISVRKALKLSRNVPAVRIGQDIGLNEVIEVTRRLGIESPIEPVVSLPLGAIGVTPMEMAGAFATFANNGWHSETTLIVQVTDSSGQMLLDNTPQPQLVLDPWATATLTDVLQDVIKSGTGTNAQIDRPAAGKTGTTSSERDVWFVGYVPQLATAVWIGHDNNYPLAAGATGGTYAAPVWQDFMKQALSGEPTKQFPNPSQFDRP